The Aphelocoma coerulescens isolate FSJ_1873_10779 chromosome 2, UR_Acoe_1.0, whole genome shotgun sequence genome contains a region encoding:
- the LOC138105521 gene encoding feather beta keratin-like isoform X3 translates to MAVRALELCCWRLYFLLDSCALVTQPGILHTTPMACYNRCQPCGPTPLANSCNEPCALQCQDSRVVIQPSPVLVTLPGPIMTSFPQNTAVGSTSSAAVGSELSAQGQPISGGFGGFGYGLGYGRGFGYGLGGLGCYGRRGGYIC, encoded by the exons ATGGCTGTCAGGGCACTGGAATTGTGCTGTTGGAGATTATATTTCTTGTTGGATTCTTGTGCTCTGGTGACACAGCCAG GGATCCTCCACACCACACCCATGGCCTGCTACAACCGCTGCCAACCCTGCGGACCCACCccgctggccaacagctgcaacgagccctgtgccctgcaatgcCAGGACTCCCGTGTTGTCATCCAGCCTTCCCCTGTGCTGgtcaccctgccaggacccatcatgacctccttcccccagaacaCCGCCGTCGGATCCACCTCCTCGGCTGCTGTTGGCAGTGAACTCAgtgcccagggacagcccatcTCTGGTGGATTTGGTGGCTTTGGCTACGGCCTTGGCTATGGCCGTGGATTTGGCTATGGGCTGGGTGGCCTGGGCTGCTATGGCAGAAGGGGTGGCTACATCTGCTAA
- the LOC138105521 gene encoding feather beta keratin-like isoform X2, with amino-acid sequence MELQSCGKENTPNIMTHEAGPGKSCYLQNAPRPRDKAVLPLQDQDKSRPQHLCPLHTSTDTFSSCSCGQPGTLHTTPMACYNRCQPCGPTPLANSCNEPCALQCQDSRVVIQPSPVLVTLPGPIMTSFPQNTAVGSTSSAAVGTELSVQGQPISGGFGGFGYGFGYGRGFGYGLGGLGCYGRRGGYIC; translated from the exons ATGGAATTGCAGAGTTGCGGGAAGGAAAACACTCCCAATATCATGACTCACGAGGCTGGGCCAGGCAAGAGctgctacctgcaaaatgcccCAAGGCCACGGGACAAGGCTGTCCTGCCCCTCCAGGACCAGGATAAAAGCCGGCCCCAGCACCTCTGTCCCTTACACACTTCTACTGacaccttctcctcctgctcctgcggACAACCAG GAACCCTCCACACCACACCCATGGCCTGCTACAACCGCTGCCAACCCTGCGGACCCACCccgctggccaacagctgcaacgagccctgtgccctgcaatgcCAGGACTCCCGTGTTGTCATCCAGCCTTCCCCTGTGCTGgtcaccctgccaggacccatcatgacctccttcccccagaacaCCGCCGTTGGATCCACCTCCTCGGCTGCCGTGGGCACTGAACTCAGTGTGCAGGGACAGCCCATCTCTGGAGGCTTTGGTGGCTTTGGCTATGGCTTTGGCTATGGCCGTGGATTTGGCTATGGGCTGGGTGGCCTGGGCTGCTATGGCAGAAGGGGTGGCTACATCTGCTAA
- the LOC138105521 gene encoding uncharacterized protein isoform X1, with product MAVRALELCCWRLYFLLDSCALVTQPGGSAKVRRTQPQGKDMELQSCGKENTPNIMTHEAGPGKSCYLQNAPRPRDKAVLPLQDQDKSRPQHLCPLHTSTDTFSSCSCGQPGTLHTTPMACYNRCQPCGPTPLANSCNEPCALQCQDSRVVIQPSPVLVTLPGPIMTSFPQNTAVGSTSSAAVGTELSVQGQPISGGFGGFGYGFGYGRGFGYGLGGLGCYGRRGGYIC from the exons ATGGCTGTCAGGGCACTGGAATTGTGCTGTTGGAGATTATATTTCTTGTTGGATTCTTGTGCTCTGGTGACACAGCCAG GAGGTTCTGCCAAGGTCAGAAGGACACAGCCTCAAGGGAAGGACATGGAATTGCAGAGTTGCGGGAAGGAAAACACTCCCAATATCATGACTCACGAGGCTGGGCCAGGCAAGAGctgctacctgcaaaatgcccCAAGGCCACGGGACAAGGCTGTCCTGCCCCTCCAGGACCAGGATAAAAGCCGGCCCCAGCACCTCTGTCCCTTACACACTTCTACTGacaccttctcctcctgctcctgcggACAACCAG GAACCCTCCACACCACACCCATGGCCTGCTACAACCGCTGCCAACCCTGCGGACCCACCccgctggccaacagctgcaacgagccctgtgccctgcaatgcCAGGACTCCCGTGTTGTCATCCAGCCTTCCCCTGTGCTGgtcaccctgccaggacccatcatgacctccttcccccagaacaCCGCCGTTGGATCCACCTCCTCGGCTGCCGTGGGCACTGAACTCAGTGTGCAGGGACAGCCCATCTCTGGAGGCTTTGGTGGCTTTGGCTATGGCTTTGGCTATGGCCGTGGATTTGGCTATGGGCTGGGTGGCCTGGGCTGCTATGGCAGAAGGGGTGGCTACATCTGCTAA